A section of the Leptotrichia sp. HSP-342 genome encodes:
- a CDS encoding peptide ABC transporter substrate-binding protein — translation MKKILAMLMMLIFVISCGKSGGNSKTFTLNLTDEPKSIDPQISTEIMGGTVDDLLTEGLTRKGKNGTFEPGLAKSWDKSADGLKWTFHLRDNLKWSNGDPITAQDFKNGWLRALKPETASEYAYMLYPIKNAEKYNKKEGTAEEVGIKVIDDKTLEVELGTPVPYFDSLVAFKTYMPLNQKFFDETKDSYFTESEKTISSGAYTMESWTHGSEIVFKKNPNYWDAPNVKVENIVYKIITDNNSALNAFNNKEVDVTSITAEQAKRFKDDPKMVSSNDGSVWYLLFNFNNKTLANVKIRKALLMSVDREGLVKNVLNGYGTAAKTLVPKGIGIKGLNDKDFTEGVSTSTLAYNPAEAKKLLAEGLKETGAAKFPNMSMLINESGNNKVIAEYIQEQLRKNLGIELNLEIMTAQERFSRMKQKNFDLVLAGWSGDYPDAITYLDLFESTGGTNYGSYKNPQYDALVKTVRGTADQNVRIPALVKLEGIIAEDLPVGVLFHREKQYLVNERVQGLGFVAIGGEYYFGNLSLK, via the coding sequence ATGAAAAAAATATTAGCTATGTTAATGATGCTGATTTTCGTTATTTCTTGCGGGAAAAGTGGCGGAAATAGCAAAACGTTTACTTTAAATCTGACGGATGAGCCAAAATCTATTGATCCGCAAATTTCAACGGAAATAATGGGAGGAACTGTTGATGATCTTTTAACGGAAGGATTGACTAGAAAAGGGAAAAATGGAACATTTGAGCCAGGACTTGCTAAAAGCTGGGATAAATCGGCTGATGGATTAAAATGGACATTTCATTTAAGAGATAATCTAAAATGGAGCAATGGTGATCCAATTACTGCCCAAGACTTTAAAAATGGATGGCTTCGTGCATTAAAACCTGAAACAGCTTCTGAATACGCATACATGCTTTATCCAATAAAAAATGCAGAAAAATATAATAAAAAAGAAGGAACTGCAGAAGAAGTTGGAATAAAAGTTATCGACGATAAAACTTTGGAAGTAGAACTTGGAACTCCAGTTCCATATTTTGACAGCCTTGTAGCATTCAAAACTTACATGCCATTAAATCAAAAATTCTTTGATGAAACAAAAGATTCATATTTTACAGAATCTGAAAAAACAATATCTTCAGGTGCCTACACAATGGAAAGCTGGACACATGGCTCAGAAATAGTATTCAAAAAAAATCCTAATTACTGGGATGCACCTAATGTAAAAGTTGAAAATATTGTGTACAAAATAATAACTGATAATAATTCAGCATTAAATGCGTTTAATAACAAGGAAGTAGATGTAACTTCAATTACAGCTGAACAAGCAAAAAGATTTAAAGATGATCCAAAAATGGTTTCGAGTAATGATGGATCAGTATGGTATTTGCTATTTAACTTTAACAATAAGACGTTAGCAAATGTAAAAATCAGAAAAGCTCTTCTTATGTCAGTTGACAGAGAAGGTTTAGTAAAAAATGTATTAAATGGATACGGAACAGCGGCAAAAACTCTTGTTCCAAAAGGAATAGGAATAAAAGGATTGAATGATAAAGACTTTACAGAAGGAGTTTCTACTTCAACATTAGCATACAATCCTGCAGAAGCTAAAAAATTATTGGCAGAAGGACTGAAGGAAACAGGAGCAGCAAAATTCCCTAATATGTCAATGCTAATTAATGAAAGTGGAAATAATAAAGTTATTGCAGAATACATTCAAGAACAATTAAGAAAAAACTTAGGTATTGAATTAAATCTGGAAATAATGACTGCTCAGGAAAGATTCTCAAGAATGAAACAAAAAAACTTTGACTTAGTTCTTGCAGGATGGTCTGGAGATTATCCTGACGCAATTACATATTTAGATTTATTTGAATCAACAGGTGGAACTAACTATGGTTCATATAAAAACCCTCAATATGATGCTTTAGTTAAGACTGTCAGAGGAACAGCCGATCAAAATGTCAGAATTCCTGCACTTGTTAAACTTGAAGGAATAATTGCAGAAGATTTACCAGTTGGTGTGCTTTTCCATAGAGAAAAACAATATCTAGTTAATGAAAGAGTTCAAGGTCTTGGATTTGTTG
- a CDS encoding peptide ABC transporter substrate-binding protein codes for MKKILLIFTILLAFVISCGKGGDSETLKLNLKEEGKSYDPQLANDSTGEFVDSLIAETLTRQAEDGKSIPGVAEKWEHNENSTVWTFHLRKNAKWSNGDPITAKDFRDGWVRALKPETAGEYADKLFYIKNAEQFNAGKIKDENQLGIKVIDDYTLEVTLNNPLTYFDSIVRIQTYAPLNKKFYDKVGEKYMTSPETSISSGVYIIKSWTRDSEIVFEKNENYWNKDNIKLKSIKMLFINDPNASVNAFKNGEIDSTNISIEQAKEFKNDKRKLLTKDGSVWYMTYNMKNKVLANKKIRQALSLAVDREKLITDVLDNTGEAAYTYTTKGVGINGISKDFSEEAGKIFPAYNPQKAKQLLAEGLKELGLQKLPDLTMIFNDSGNNKVISEYIQESLRTNLGVNLKIEGMTFQSRLDKMQHRDYEIALAGYNGDYNDAITYLDRFLTKDGNNFSDYSNPRYDELVKKVKSSGNQEERVKNMIEMERIIAEDMPVGLLYYRQNTKLLNPRVHNIVFSPIGKDFVLDNTYIK; via the coding sequence ATGAAGAAAATATTACTAATCTTTACAATATTACTGGCTTTCGTTATTTCCTGTGGAAAAGGTGGAGATTCTGAAACATTAAAACTCAACTTAAAAGAAGAAGGGAAATCTTATGATCCACAGCTTGCAAATGATTCAACGGGAGAATTTGTGGATTCACTTATTGCTGAAACATTAACAAGACAGGCAGAAGATGGAAAATCTATTCCTGGTGTGGCAGAAAAATGGGAACACAACGAAAATTCAACAGTGTGGACATTCCACTTGAGAAAAAATGCAAAATGGAGCAATGGTGATCCTATTACGGCAAAAGACTTTAGAGATGGTTGGGTTAGAGCATTAAAACCTGAAACAGCAGGAGAATATGCAGACAAATTATTTTACATAAAAAATGCTGAACAATTTAACGCAGGAAAAATTAAAGATGAAAATCAGCTTGGTATAAAGGTTATCGATGATTACACACTAGAAGTAACATTGAACAATCCTCTTACCTACTTTGATTCGATTGTAAGAATTCAGACTTATGCTCCTCTAAACAAAAAATTCTATGATAAAGTAGGAGAAAAATATATGACATCTCCTGAAACATCAATTTCATCAGGTGTATATATAATAAAATCTTGGACAAGAGATTCAGAAATTGTATTCGAAAAAAATGAAAACTACTGGAATAAAGATAACATCAAATTAAAATCTATAAAGATGTTATTTATAAATGATCCTAATGCCAGCGTAAATGCTTTTAAAAATGGAGAAATTGACTCAACAAACATCTCTATTGAGCAGGCTAAGGAATTTAAGAATGACAAACGTAAACTGCTTACAAAAGATGGTTCTGTCTGGTATATGACATACAACATGAAAAATAAAGTTCTTGCGAACAAAAAAATTAGACAAGCTTTATCACTTGCTGTAGATAGAGAAAAATTGATTACAGATGTACTTGATAATACAGGAGAAGCTGCTTACACTTATACAACAAAAGGTGTTGGAATCAACGGTATTTCAAAAGATTTCTCTGAAGAAGCAGGAAAAATTTTCCCAGCTTACAATCCACAAAAAGCAAAACAATTGCTAGCAGAAGGATTAAAAGAGCTAGGGTTACAAAAATTGCCTGATTTAACAATGATTTTCAATGATTCTGGAAATAATAAGGTTATTTCTGAATATATTCAGGAAAGTTTAAGAACAAATTTAGGAGTAAACCTTAAAATTGAAGGAATGACATTCCAATCAAGACTAGATAAAATGCAACACAGAGATTATGAAATTGCTCTTGCAGGTTACAACGGAGATTATAACGATGCAATCACTTACTTAGATAGATTCCTGACAAAAGATGGAAACAATTTTTCAGATTACTCTAACCCTCGTTACGACGAACTTGTGAAAAAAGTTAAAAGTTCTGGAAATCAGGAAGAAAGAGTTAAGAATATGATTGAAATGGAAAGAATAATTGCAGAAGATATGCCTGTGGGACTACTTTACTATAGACAAAATACAAAATTATTGAATCCAAGAGTTCATAACATTGTATTTAGTCCAATAGGAAAAGATTTCGTTTTGGATAATACTTATATAAAATAA
- a CDS encoding peptide ABC transporter substrate-binding protein has translation MKKSFLVFCLLISMFIISCGKSGNDGKSAAFNIEAEPTSLDPQVLTDISGFMVTNMTYEPLVRLNEKNEVVPAGAESWTKSEDGKVWTFKIRQGMKWSNGDPVTGKDYFNGIKRGIDPKTRSEYSILTFYIENAENFNNGTIKDFGQVGVKLKDDYTLEFTLSKPAPFFIKTLIMPVYFPVNEKALATNGEAYATEADKSIYNGPFIMEEWEHNSKVVMKKNPNYWNAQNIKLDTLTATIVADLDAATNFFENKELDLTRISVEKMESYKGKPELHTVPDGRVYYFGFNRSNPVLKNIKIRQALSLAIDRKQLVDSVLNGVGLPASGVVALGNAGEKGDFRKEAGDLFAQFSNTTPKQLFDEGLKELNITPAQVKLKLTVDEKGTGKKEAEFYQAQWKEKLGIDVEVEVLTTKERIARAKAGEFDIVRYGWGPDYADPMTYLEIFHSKSKDLNFAKYSNPEYDKLIDLAKVNQDNKTRMDAMKKAEKLLSDDFTYSALYYQVGVYLINPNLKGVVLRSVGDSVDFYSAYITK, from the coding sequence ATGAAAAAAAGTTTTTTAGTATTTTGTTTACTTATATCAATGTTTATCATCTCTTGTGGAAAATCTGGCAATGATGGTAAATCAGCAGCATTTAACATTGAAGCTGAACCAACATCTTTAGATCCCCAAGTTTTAACTGATATCAGTGGATTTATGGTTACAAATATGACTTATGAGCCACTTGTAAGGCTAAATGAAAAAAATGAAGTTGTTCCTGCTGGAGCTGAAAGCTGGACTAAATCAGAAGACGGAAAAGTATGGACATTTAAAATCAGACAAGGAATGAAATGGAGCAACGGAGATCCTGTTACAGGAAAAGACTACTTTAACGGAATCAAAAGAGGAATCGATCCTAAAACTCGATCTGAATATTCAATACTTACTTTCTACATTGAAAATGCAGAGAACTTTAATAATGGAACTATAAAAGACTTTGGACAAGTTGGAGTAAAATTAAAAGACGACTATACACTTGAATTTACTTTATCAAAACCTGCACCATTCTTTATAAAAACATTAATTATGCCAGTTTACTTCCCAGTTAATGAAAAAGCATTGGCCACTAATGGCGAAGCGTACGCAACTGAAGCTGATAAATCAATTTATAATGGGCCATTTATAATGGAAGAATGGGAACATAATAGTAAAGTTGTTATGAAGAAAAATCCTAATTACTGGAATGCTCAAAATATAAAATTAGACACTCTTACAGCAACAATTGTAGCAGATCTTGATGCCGCTACAAATTTCTTTGAAAATAAAGAGTTAGATTTAACAAGAATTTCTGTAGAAAAGATGGAAAGTTACAAAGGAAAACCAGAATTACATACAGTTCCTGATGGAAGAGTATACTATTTTGGATTTAATCGTTCAAATCCTGTGTTAAAAAATATAAAAATTAGACAGGCATTATCTCTTGCAATAGATAGAAAACAGCTTGTTGACAGTGTTCTAAACGGAGTTGGACTTCCTGCTTCAGGAGTTGTTGCACTTGGAAACGCTGGAGAAAAAGGTGACTTTAGAAAAGAAGCTGGAGATTTATTTGCACAATTCTCAAACACTACTCCAAAACAGTTGTTTGATGAAGGATTAAAAGAATTAAATATTACTCCTGCACAAGTTAAGTTAAAATTAACTGTTGACGAAAAGGGAACTGGTAAAAAAGAAGCAGAATTTTATCAAGCTCAATGGAAAGAAAAATTAGGAATTGATGTAGAAGTAGAAGTTCTGACTACTAAAGAAAGAATTGCACGTGCAAAAGCTGGAGAATTTGATATAGTAAGATATGGTTGGGGACCTGATTATGCAGATCCTATGACTTACCTTGAAATTTTCCACTCAAAATCAAAAGATCTTAATTTTGCTAAATATTCAAATCCTGAGTATGACAAATTAATTGACTTGGCTAAAGTTAACCAAGATAATAAAACTAGAATGGATGCGATGAAAAAAGCGGAAAAATTACTATCAGACGACTTTACATATTCAGCACTTTACTATCAAGTAGGGGTATATTTAATAAATCCTAACTTAAAAGGTGTTGTTTTACGTTCAGTTGGAGATTCTGTAGACTTTTATAGTGCTTATATCACAAAATAA
- a CDS encoding ABC transporter ATP-binding protein gives MSSNENKKEKLIEMKNLKKYFPMKKRQVLKAVENVTMDIYKGEILSLVGESGSGKTTLGRTVSRLYTKTNGDILFNGKPIEDYGRKEFTKKVQMIFQDPQASLNPRMTVGDIIAEGIDIHKLAASKQERMEKVYSLLEIVGLNREHASRFPHEFSGGQRQRIGIARALAVDPEVLVCDEPISALDVSIQAQVVNLLKDLQKERNLTLLFIAHDLSMVKYISDRVAVMYRGKVVELGTPEVVYSDPVHSYTKSLISAVPIADPDFKKTSKIDMDESYLRSPMGDASEIGIIPETPELTEYKPGHFVETSFLKEKGLI, from the coding sequence ATGTCGTCTAATGAAAACAAAAAAGAAAAATTAATAGAAATGAAAAATTTAAAAAAATATTTTCCAATGAAAAAAAGACAAGTACTAAAGGCTGTAGAAAATGTTACAATGGACATTTACAAAGGTGAAATCCTAAGTCTTGTAGGAGAATCAGGTTCTGGAAAGACTACACTTGGAAGAACTGTCAGCAGACTTTATACAAAAACAAATGGAGATATTTTATTTAACGGAAAACCTATAGAAGATTATGGAAGAAAAGAATTCACAAAAAAAGTTCAGATGATATTCCAAGATCCGCAGGCTTCCCTTAATCCAAGAATGACTGTTGGAGATATTATTGCTGAAGGGATTGATATTCACAAACTAGCAGCTTCAAAACAGGAAAGAATGGAAAAAGTTTACAGCCTTTTGGAAATTGTTGGACTAAATAGGGAGCATGCAAGCCGTTTCCCACATGAATTTTCTGGAGGGCAAAGACAGAGAATCGGTATTGCAAGAGCATTAGCCGTTGATCCAGAAGTGTTAGTGTGTGATGAGCCAATTTCAGCTCTGGATGTGTCAATTCAGGCACAAGTTGTAAATTTATTAAAGGACTTGCAAAAAGAAAGAAATTTGACTTTACTATTTATCGCACATGATTTGTCAATGGTAAAATATATTTCAGACAGAGTAGCAGTTATGTATCGTGGAAAAGTAGTAGAACTGGGAACTCCAGAAGTTGTTTACAGCGACCCTGTTCATAGCTACACAAAGTCTCTTATTTCCGCTGTACCAATAGCAGATCCTGATTTCAAGAAAACATCAAAAATTGATATGGATGAATCATATTTAAGAAGTCCAATGGGAGATGCTTCTGAAATAGGAATTATCCCTGAAACTCCTGAATTAACTGAATATAAGCCAGGACACTTTGTGGAAACTTCTTTCTTAAAGGAAAAAGGACTTATTTAA